A window of bacterium contains these coding sequences:
- a CDS encoding MFS transporter, which produces MKQTLTAMRQIRSRTSRAKRAFFWNTIFTSVYSQTGSATGFIFIAFLLTVARIDDTDVGIVIMLYSLPAVFIPFLDSFSRRFLTGKRIIVIGGLIEVVFITATVLVPVVITGPMLRIVTIGILLNLGVLIQNAVQTATTSWLTASFSETLRVRYIQRLWLWMNATAVLFSVLFGFFLEYPGHESVRAYGLVFAIGLVCGCTGYLFLKNVELPGRVDDLPATPFRTYTIPWRYRDFGRLVFMRASTFLSLGMALPFYIVYMKSVNYLDMRLSLVALYANIQIVLFVAGFSFWKFAAEKYGSKPVLHTVFAVSLFIPVMWIFVNRDNTFLIPFIMGMSGFFQSGMTVASRNLLFNTIPQNSPPPVFLSAWNSYVGCATVAAPLAAVMIMKGFGSVHLSYGSVVLSGIHMVFFSSAVLMAVPLLISFTIPSLHDKPLGYVLRQLTRGNPLMYAYHTLYLLNARTEESRAKAIDELGRSRSPMAIDALVEALDDASPEVRRNAVFALAKTQSEEAVAPLIRELENRESDIRYEACEALGKIGHKTAVETLVKTLDDTDNRIRSAAVTALAEIGGEEAKQRLFELFTAPYNSDIFPTLADGLSRLGVREIVEAVMDRMEDFRSSTLRLQLLNAVCRVLGAGNNFYRIMAKEEYARTDAVNDLIRHMRKNISHIKLFKHDQPDRIKKILDRLAHSYRDEKHREFLSAIWEFMAYIQLVLPEISAEYSTASGKNSQDFSLYFIAVNRFLILKKVEDIHEEGMVFLVMCLDSLLDALQTYHPIST; this is translated from the coding sequence TTTATTTTTATTGCATTCCTCCTTACGGTCGCCCGGATAGATGATACCGATGTGGGTATCGTTATCATGTTATATTCACTTCCGGCTGTTTTCATCCCTTTTCTGGACTCATTCTCACGCCGTTTTCTTACAGGAAAACGAATCATCGTAATCGGGGGTCTGATTGAAGTTGTTTTCATCACAGCCACCGTGCTGGTTCCTGTGGTTATTACAGGCCCGATGTTACGGATAGTGACTATCGGTATTTTACTGAATCTCGGCGTGCTTATTCAGAATGCGGTGCAGACCGCCACGACCTCATGGCTTACCGCGAGCTTTTCCGAAACTCTCCGGGTACGATACATTCAGAGGCTCTGGCTCTGGATGAACGCAACTGCGGTGCTCTTTTCGGTTCTTTTCGGTTTTTTCCTCGAGTATCCCGGTCATGAAAGCGTCCGGGCTTATGGACTGGTGTTCGCCATCGGGCTCGTTTGCGGGTGTACCGGGTACCTTTTTCTGAAAAATGTCGAGCTTCCCGGCAGGGTTGATGACCTGCCTGCCACTCCGTTCCGCACTTATACTATACCCTGGCGATACAGGGATTTCGGGCGTCTCGTATTCATGCGCGCTTCGACGTTTCTGTCGCTGGGCATGGCGCTGCCGTTTTACATTGTTTACATGAAATCGGTGAACTATCTCGACATGCGCCTTTCCCTTGTCGCCCTTTATGCAAACATCCAGATTGTTCTTTTTGTCGCCGGTTTTTCATTCTGGAAGTTCGCCGCGGAAAAGTACGGCTCGAAGCCGGTGCTCCATACGGTTTTTGCCGTTTCGCTGTTTATTCCCGTTATGTGGATATTCGTCAACCGGGACAACACGTTTCTGATCCCGTTCATCATGGGAATGAGCGGTTTTTTCCAGTCCGGTATGACCGTAGCGTCCCGCAATCTCCTGTTTAACACTATTCCTCAAAATTCACCCCCGCCTGTTTTTCTTTCGGCATGGAATTCATATGTGGGGTGCGCCACTGTCGCAGCTCCGCTTGCCGCTGTAATGATCATGAAAGGTTTCGGCAGCGTTCATCTCTCGTACGGGTCGGTTGTCCTGTCCGGTATTCATATGGTCTTTTTTTCCAGTGCTGTGCTTATGGCGGTACCTCTGCTCATTTCGTTCACTATACCCTCGCTTCATGATAAACCGCTCGGTTATGTCCTTCGTCAGCTCACGAGGGGAAATCCGCTCATGTATGCCTATCACACCCTCTACCTTCTCAATGCCCGCACCGAGGAGTCCCGTGCAAAAGCAATCGATGAGCTCGGCAGGTCGCGAAGCCCCATGGCAATCGACGCCCTCGTTGAAGCCCTCGACGATGCGAGCCCGGAAGTACGGAGAAACGCTGTATTCGCGCTCGCAAAAACACAGTCTGAGGAAGCGGTTGCCCCGCTCATCCGTGAACTGGAAAACAGGGAATCGGACATCCGGTATGAAGCATGCGAAGCCCTCGGCAAAATCGGGCACAAAACCGCCGTTGAAACGCTTGTGAAAACGCTCGATGATACAGACAACAGGATACGCAGCGCAGCGGTGACCGCTCTTGCGGAAATCGGGGGCGAAGAAGCGAAACAGAGGCTTTTCGAGCTGTTCACCGCACCGTACAACAGCGATATTTTCCCCACACTTGCAGATGGTCTCTCACGGCTCGGTGTGAGGGAAATCGTGGAAGCGGTCATGGACAGGATGGAGGATTTCCGGTCGAGCACGCTCAGGCTCCAGCTTCTCAACGCCGTATGCCGTGTCCTCGGCGCGGGCAACAACTTCTACCGTATCATGGCAAAAGAGGAGTATGCCCGGACCGATGCGGTCAACGATCTTATCCGGCATATGCGAAAAAACATTTCCCATATAAAGCTCTTCAAACACGACCAGCCTGACCGTATCAAAAAGATTCTCGACCGTCTCGCTCACTCGTACCGTGATGAAAAACACCGGGAATTCCTCAGCGCAATATGGGAATTCATGGCATACATCCAGCTTGTTCTGCCGGAAATTTCCGCCGAATATTCAACAGCCTCCGGAAAAAACAGCCAGGATTTTTCACTTTACTTTATAGCTGTCAACCGTTTCCTCATCCTGAAAAAAGTCGAGGATATCCATGAAGAAGGCATGGTGTTTCTGGTCATGTGTCTCGACTCCCTGCTCGATGCTCTGCAGACATACCACCCCATAAGTACATAA
- a CDS encoding AGE family epimerase/isomerase, whose amino-acid sequence MKRRTFMGAGAGTAAALAGINGCKVEKITPPTKSPSVTDKGLLAGMTLEDLRARYQYDLFDDFLPFLDKHVIDHEYGGFMCNTDRDGTNITTNKSAWYEGRGIWVYSFLYNRVAHEDQYIEVARKSVGFILKHKPKDDEFWTGSYSKEGNPLSGPGDIYGGLFIANGLTEYSKAVGDASYWDLAKDILLRHMKRYDSPDYDYKVTYFMPEPPPLPAPRVLGHWMVLLRLATQMLENRSDPDIEKIADRSIDAILNYHYNTEYGLMNEAVNHDLSRAGNGYEQFSYTGHAIETLWMVLFEAARRKDKELFTRAADIFKRHVEVSWDDVYGGAFRCLDNVDNNVWKVDKVLWLQEEVLIGTLFLIEHTGDQWAKDWFGRMFTYVHEKFPLKQYGYPLWILGADRKVTFVEHYNRVGNFHHPRHLMLNLLCLNRMIERGGKVTDLFA is encoded by the coding sequence ATGAAAAGACGCACATTTATGGGAGCCGGTGCAGGAACCGCTGCTGCGCTGGCCGGAATAAACGGGTGTAAAGTCGAGAAAATTACTCCCCCCACGAAATCACCCTCGGTCACCGATAAAGGACTCCTCGCGGGTATGACTCTCGAGGACCTCCGTGCCCGTTACCAGTACGACCTGTTCGATGATTTCCTGCCGTTCCTCGATAAACATGTCATCGACCACGAGTATGGAGGTTTCATGTGCAACACCGACCGTGACGGCACAAACATCACGACGAACAAGTCGGCATGGTATGAAGGCAGGGGTATATGGGTATACTCGTTCCTTTACAACAGGGTCGCCCATGAGGATCAATACATCGAAGTCGCCCGTAAATCGGTGGGATTCATCCTGAAACACAAACCGAAGGATGACGAATTCTGGACAGGCTCGTATTCGAAGGAGGGTAATCCTCTCAGCGGTCCCGGCGACATCTATGGCGGGCTCTTTATCGCAAACGGGCTGACTGAATATTCAAAAGCGGTCGGGGATGCCTCGTACTGGGATCTCGCGAAAGATATTCTCTTGCGGCACATGAAACGATATGACAGCCCGGATTACGATTACAAGGTCACCTACTTCATGCCCGAACCGCCCCCTCTTCCTGCGCCCCGCGTACTCGGTCACTGGATGGTTCTCCTGAGGCTCGCGACCCAGATGCTCGAAAACAGGTCGGACCCCGATATTGAAAAGATTGCGGACCGGTCGATCGATGCAATTCTCAACTACCACTATAACACCGAATACGGTCTCATGAACGAGGCCGTCAACCATGACCTCTCGCGCGCCGGAAACGGGTATGAACAATTCTCGTACACCGGACATGCCATCGAAACTCTCTGGATGGTGCTCTTCGAGGCGGCCCGCCGTAAAGACAAAGAACTGTTCACCCGTGCGGCAGACATATTCAAACGTCATGTCGAGGTTTCATGGGACGATGTCTACGGCGGTGCTTTCCGGTGCCTCGATAATGTCGACAACAATGTCTGGAAGGTCGACAAGGTCCTCTGGCTTCAGGAAGAGGTGCTCATCGGCACGCTGTTCCTGATCGAACATACCGGCGACCAGTGGGCGAAGGACTGGTTCGGCAGGATGTTCACCTACGTCCACGAAAAGTTCCCCCTCAAGCAGTACGGGTACCCGCTGTGGATACTGGGTGCGGACAGAAAAGTCACTTTTGTCGAACATTACAACAGGGTCGGAAATTTTCACCACCCCCGTCACCTCATGTTGAATCTCCTCTGCCTCAACAGGATGATCGAACGGGGAGGCAAAGTAACGGACCTTTTCGCATGA
- a CDS encoding AGE family epimerase/isomerase, whose product MKRRSFLQITGTVAPAIAGTAGCGTGADRQGQKPAAQTLSVTDNGFLAGKTLDELREQYRYDLFDDFLPFLDKFVIDHEYGGFMCDTDRDGTNITKNKRAWYEGRGIWVYSFLFNNLEHEPKNLEIARKSVEFIMKHRPPRGGFWPESYTREGKPSGAPDMRGYGNLFIANGLAEYAKASGDDSSWNTAKEILLDYVEYYDKPDYQPEAARGYLDAKAPLIPGARILGVWMVLVRLTTQMLTHKQDSDIEAVNKRCVEAITKYHFNPQFDLINEIVNHDMSRPDNEIAQLVYTGHAIETLWMVMSEAARSRNKELFFTAAEWFRRHVEVAWDDVYGGVFAGLKHVDNNEWTLDKVLWAQEEVLIGSLLIVEHTGEQWAKDIFRRMFTYVREKFPLKQYGFPIWILAADRKVTFVPHYNRVGNFHHPRHLMLNLLALDRMIKRGGKVSDLFA is encoded by the coding sequence ATGAAACGTCGATCGTTCCTTCAGATAACCGGCACCGTTGCTCCGGCCATTGCCGGAACAGCCGGATGCGGTACCGGTGCCGACAGACAGGGACAAAAGCCTGCCGCTCAAACTCTTTCGGTCACCGACAACGGCTTTCTGGCGGGAAAAACGCTCGATGAGCTCCGCGAACAGTACCGGTACGATCTTTTCGATGACTTTCTCCCGTTTCTGGATAAGTTTGTCATCGATCACGAATACGGCGGATTCATGTGCGACACCGACCGTGACGGTACCAATATCACCAAAAACAAGCGCGCCTGGTACGAGGGACGCGGGATATGGGTCTATTCGTTTCTCTTCAATAACCTCGAACATGAACCGAAAAACCTCGAAATCGCCCGTAAATCGGTCGAGTTCATCATGAAACACAGGCCGCCGCGCGGTGGATTCTGGCCGGAAAGTTACACCCGCGAGGGGAAGCCATCCGGCGCGCCGGACATGCGCGGGTACGGCAACCTGTTCATCGCGAACGGACTCGCGGAATACGCCAAAGCCTCCGGCGATGATTCCAGCTGGAACACGGCGAAGGAAATTCTCCTCGATTATGTCGAGTATTATGACAAACCGGATTACCAGCCCGAAGCCGCCCGCGGCTATCTCGACGCGAAGGCCCCACTTATCCCCGGCGCCCGTATTCTCGGCGTGTGGATGGTGCTTGTCCGTCTTACCACGCAGATGCTCACTCACAAACAGGACTCCGATATCGAGGCGGTCAACAAACGGTGTGTCGAGGCGATAACAAAATATCATTTCAACCCGCAGTTCGACCTTATCAACGAGATTGTCAACCACGACATGTCACGGCCCGATAATGAAATCGCCCAGCTCGTTTACACGGGTCACGCCATCGAAACCCTCTGGATGGTGATGTCTGAAGCCGCGCGCAGCAGGAACAAGGAGCTGTTTTTCACCGCAGCCGAATGGTTCAGACGTCATGTGGAGGTCGCCTGGGACGATGTGTACGGCGGGGTGTTCGCCGGTCTCAAGCATGTTGACAATAACGAGTGGACGCTCGATAAAGTTCTCTGGGCGCAGGAGGAAGTACTCATCGGGTCGCTCTTAATCGTCGAACATACCGGCGAACAGTGGGCGAAGGACATATTCAGAAGGATGTTCACCTATGTCCGTGAGAAATTCCCGCTCAAGCAGTACGGTTTCCCCATCTGGATACTCGCCGCCGACAGGAAGGTGACCTTCGTGCCCCATTACAACCGTGTCGGCAACTTTCACCATCCGCGCCACCTCATGCTCAACCTGCTCGCACTCGACCGCATGATAAAGCGTGGAGGGAAGGTATCCGATCTGTTCGCATGA
- a CDS encoding radical SAM protein, whose protein sequence is MKQVRTAVRSVKNIANFIRSIPAVVLANILLTRRCTQNCLQCTIPRNAGDPPYIPMEHFIFLVDRFDSHGTQFISLSGGEPILHPNIHECLRYAAGKRFVHVQLLSTLYAPMKNVEKTVETLLSTGAGIQVSFDGFDEIADMLRGAPHVSDTVRQGMELLTRENRKLRKPIRTSANIVVSRLNLRQIPDILRYIESLGWKCNVDLYRWTSDNTDEVSDMKIEDGEAFRNMLSAVRNSPAVTTPRVIIDGFPDYLRGKAAKRCPYLDSRGFGTKIYVNPDASVSVCLGKPFGNLLEQTPAELFRSNEWKKRIEEIRACRGCWNSCYTPSGIVFHPSGFGDIRAIWGIIRKG, encoded by the coding sequence ATGAAGCAGGTGCGGACAGCCGTCCGGAGTGTCAAAAACATCGCCAACTTTATTCGGAGTATCCCCGCGGTTGTTCTTGCCAACATACTCCTGACCCGGCGGTGCACACAGAACTGCCTCCAGTGCACCATTCCGCGGAACGCCGGTGACCCGCCGTATATACCGATGGAGCATTTTATCTTTCTCGTCGACCGTTTCGACAGTCACGGCACTCAGTTTATCAGCCTTTCCGGCGGTGAGCCGATCCTTCATCCCAATATCCATGAATGTCTGCGTTATGCGGCAGGAAAGCGGTTCGTTCATGTCCAGCTCCTCTCGACGCTCTATGCGCCGATGAAAAATGTGGAAAAGACTGTGGAAACCCTCCTTTCGACCGGAGCGGGCATACAGGTTTCGTTCGACGGCTTTGACGAGATTGCCGACATGCTCCGCGGCGCACCTCATGTGTCCGATACCGTCCGGCAGGGCATGGAACTCCTTACCCGCGAAAACAGAAAGCTCCGGAAACCCATACGTACATCGGCAAACATCGTGGTGAGCAGGCTGAATCTCCGCCAGATTCCCGATATCTTGCGCTATATCGAGAGCCTCGGCTGGAAATGCAATGTCGATCTTTACCGCTGGACTTCCGACAACACGGACGAAGTGAGCGACATGAAGATCGAGGACGGTGAGGCATTCAGGAACATGCTCAGCGCTGTCAGAAACTCGCCGGCAGTGACGACGCCGCGGGTTATCATCGACGGCTTTCCCGACTATCTGCGCGGGAAGGCTGCCAAACGCTGCCCGTACCTCGATTCGCGGGGTTTCGGAACAAAAATCTACGTGAATCCCGATGCCTCGGTCAGTGTCTGCCTCGGCAAACCGTTCGGAAATCTTCTCGAACAGACTCCCGCCGAACTGTTCCGCTCGAATGAATGGAAAAAACGTATCGAGGAGATACGCGCCTGCAGGGGATGCTGGAATTCATGCTACACACCATCGGGTATCGTTTTCCACCCGTCCGGCTTCGGCGACATACGGGCCATCTGGGGAATTATCAGAAAAGGCTGA
- a CDS encoding NAD+ synthase has product MRGLRITIGQINPTVGDLEGNVDRCLEAVAAAAERGSDLVVFPELAVTGYPPEDLLLKPGFLKRCRTAIERFADGVTDICAVIGFVDGVGPVYNAAAVISGKTIYSVYHKMFLPNYGVFDEKRYFTPGSQPVSFMLGTVGIGLNICEDIWVENGPYGTLMGDHRVDMLLNLSASPFHAGKVHEREELLRKRSSTGGAAIVYVNLVGGQDEIVFDGGSLVFDRDGNYIHKAPAFVETLATFDMEFSGPAPGGHMASARIGLHVHKKPPVEPIISRALTHDEEILEALVLGTRDYILKNGFSKVVIGLSGGIDSALVAAIAVHALGAENVIGVTMPSQYTSTGTRSDAGILADNLGIRFMEIPISPIFGAFNESLADAFRGYGQDVTEENIQARIRGTLLMALSNKFGWLVLTTGNKSEMATGYATLYGDMAGGFAVIKDVPKTTVFRISRLVNSQAGREIIPESIITRAPSAELRPDQKDSDSLPEYPVLDPIIKAYIEEDQGIEDIVAMGFDREMVQKVVRISDRSEYKRRQAPPGVKITPRAFGRDRRLPLTNRFRP; this is encoded by the coding sequence ATGAGAGGACTGAGAATAACCATAGGGCAGATAAATCCCACGGTCGGTGATCTGGAAGGCAATGTCGACCGGTGTCTCGAGGCTGTTGCCGCAGCGGCCGAACGTGGAAGCGACCTTGTGGTTTTCCCCGAACTCGCCGTTACCGGGTATCCCCCGGAAGACCTCCTGCTCAAGCCGGGTTTTCTCAAACGATGCCGCACTGCCATCGAGCGGTTTGCGGACGGTGTTACCGATATCTGCGCCGTCATAGGATTCGTGGACGGTGTCGGGCCGGTCTATAACGCCGCCGCGGTGATCTCCGGAAAAACCATATACTCCGTATACCATAAGATGTTCCTGCCCAATTATGGTGTTTTCGACGAGAAACGGTATTTCACGCCCGGAAGCCAGCCCGTCTCGTTCATGCTCGGCACGGTGGGTATCGGGTTGAACATCTGCGAGGACATATGGGTGGAAAACGGCCCTTATGGTACCCTCATGGGCGATCATCGCGTGGATATGCTGCTCAACCTGTCCGCGTCCCCGTTCCATGCCGGAAAAGTCCATGAACGTGAGGAGCTTCTCAGAAAACGATCATCCACAGGCGGCGCTGCCATTGTCTACGTGAATCTTGTCGGCGGTCAGGACGAGATCGTGTTCGACGGAGGCTCGCTGGTTTTCGACAGGGACGGCAACTATATCCATAAAGCCCCGGCATTTGTCGAAACGCTCGCGACCTTCGACATGGAATTTTCCGGACCCGCTCCCGGCGGACACATGGCATCCGCCCGCATCGGTCTCCATGTTCACAAAAAGCCGCCGGTCGAACCGATTATCTCACGCGCGCTCACCCATGACGAGGAAATACTCGAAGCGCTTGTGCTCGGTACCCGCGACTATATTCTCAAGAACGGTTTCTCGAAGGTCGTTATCGGGCTTTCCGGAGGTATCGATTCGGCGCTCGTGGCGGCAATCGCCGTTCATGCTCTCGGCGCTGAGAACGTTATCGGGGTGACCATGCCCTCGCAGTATACATCGACCGGAACACGTTCCGATGCCGGGATATTGGCGGATAATCTCGGCATACGGTTCATGGAGATACCCATTTCACCGATTTTCGGGGCGTTCAACGAGTCGCTTGCCGATGCTTTCAGGGGATACGGACAGGATGTCACCGAGGAAAATATTCAGGCGCGGATTCGCGGGACACTGCTCATGGCGCTTTCGAACAAATTCGGGTGGCTTGTGCTCACGACGGGGAACAAGAGCGAGATGGCGACCGGGTATGCAACCCTGTATGGCGATATGGCAGGCGGTTTCGCGGTGATCAAGGATGTTCCCAAAACGACCGTTTTCCGGATCAGCAGGCTTGTAAACAGCCAGGCGGGACGAGAGATAATACCGGAGAGCATCATCACGCGCGCTCCTTCTGCCGAGCTGCGGCCCGACCAGAAGGATTCCGACTCCCTGCCAGAATACCCTGTCCTCGATCCCATTATCAAGGCTTATATCGAGGAAGACCAAGGTATCGAGGACATTGTCGCGATGGGATTCGACCGTGAAATGGTACAGAAGGTGGTCAGAATCAGCGACCGCTCCGAATACAAGCGCCGTCAGGCCCCGCCCGGGGTCAAGATAACTCCGCGCGCTTTTGGCCGCGACCGCAGGCTTCCGCTTACCAACCGCTTCAGACCCTGA
- a CDS encoding GDSL-type esterase/lipase family protein, translated as MKRENLLYGIGIATAALGAAEIVLRLKDRAASRTRFHRERWTMERPWERFDPCSGWELIPGFVSGDIRINHHGFRGPELIKGDMTRILCLGDATTFGPSGEKNPYPQIVQTMLAKRRTSRPVEVINAGVCGHSTSNMIFRIQHLLGFKPDIVIVYAGWNDLFNEPVDRYCDNRLPYSSYWHTLSQKNIRFHLAAKIREIAGYENRKPIPLTYTPDEFVPFNFEYNLSLIISEIRKASALPVLLTLPKLIPDSLSRPDDPDISAATLPDFIEDENFGDFLKVYHAYDTIIRQIATETDTFLFDAAAVFETMKKGRAGYFEDTRHLTPEGYRVLGEFIAQSLVGKDIVQ; from the coding sequence ATGAAAAGGGAAAATCTGCTCTATGGCATCGGAATTGCCACAGCAGCTCTCGGAGCAGCGGAAATCGTTCTGAGGCTTAAAGACCGTGCGGCTTCCAGAACCCGTTTTCACCGCGAACGGTGGACGATGGAGCGGCCGTGGGAACGGTTCGATCCCTGTTCAGGCTGGGAATTGATCCCGGGGTTTGTTTCCGGGGATATCCGGATTAACCACCATGGTTTTCGCGGGCCGGAGCTTATCAAAGGTGACATGACCCGGATACTGTGTCTCGGCGACGCAACGACTTTCGGTCCTTCCGGAGAGAAAAATCCCTATCCTCAAATCGTTCAGACCATGCTTGCCAAACGGCGCACGAGCCGTCCCGTCGAGGTTATAAACGCGGGTGTCTGCGGCCATTCGACAAGCAATATGATCTTCAGAATTCAGCATCTTCTGGGGTTCAAACCGGATATCGTCATAGTATATGCAGGATGGAACGATCTTTTCAACGAGCCGGTCGACCGGTACTGTGACAACCGTCTCCCCTACAGCTCATACTGGCATACTCTCTCGCAGAAAAACATAAGGTTTCATCTCGCGGCAAAAATCCGTGAAATCGCCGGGTACGAGAACCGTAAACCGATTCCCCTTACCTATACGCCCGATGAATTCGTTCCCTTCAATTTCGAATACAACCTCTCACTCATTATTTCAGAGATACGGAAGGCATCCGCGTTGCCGGTGCTCCTGACCCTCCCGAAGCTGATACCGGATTCCCTTTCCCGACCGGATGACCCGGACATTTCCGCAGCGACTCTGCCCGATTTTATCGAGGATGAAAACTTTGGGGATTTCCTGAAAGTATACCATGCTTACGACACGATCATCAGGCAGATTGCCACGGAGACAGATACCTTTCTTTTCGATGCGGCGGCGGTTTTCGAAACCATGAAAAAAGGCCGGGCCGGGTATTTCGAGGATACACGGCACCTTACTCCCGAAGGATACCGTGTGCTCGGAGAATTTATCGCACAATCGCTTGTCGGGAAGGACATCGTTCAATGA
- a CDS encoding ubiquitin family protein — translation MTIKVALPTAQVVTVEAVPEDTVLRVKEFVYNVTEIHVGNQRMFKNAAELDNMKTLASYGVADGDTLQVKYGVDDSGEQVRATGGWWKILIIIVILAAVALWVKKKVFSGEQE, via the coding sequence ATGACAATTAAAGTTGCTTTGCCGACCGCACAGGTTGTCACGGTCGAAGCCGTGCCCGAAGATACGGTTCTCCGTGTCAAGGAATTCGTATACAATGTCACGGAAATCCATGTGGGAAACCAGAGAATGTTTAAAAACGCTGCCGAGCTTGACAATATGAAAACCCTTGCATCATATGGTGTTGCCGATGGCGATACACTTCAGGTAAAATACGGTGTCGATGATTCCGGTGAACAGGTCAGAGCAACAGGCGGCTGGTGGAAAATACTTATTATCATCGTCATACTTGCGGCAGTAGCATTATGGGTCAAGAAGAAAGTGTTTTCCGGTGAGCAGGAATAA
- a CDS encoding Hsp20/alpha crystallin family protein — translation MLPELWGNRGLLRGPSLDDFVEKFFYGWPRYEGASDVTWSPRVDINETDKDLVIDAELPGIDKKDVKVEVKDNLLTISGERKQEKKTEDAECCRLERHYGKFERSFALSDTVDTGKISAKYKDGVLTVTLAKTEKALPKEISVEVN, via the coding sequence ATGTTACCGGAACTTTGGGGAAACAGAGGCTTACTAAGGGGACCGTCCCTCGATGATTTTGTTGAAAAATTCTTTTACGGATGGCCGCGGTACGAAGGTGCATCCGATGTAACCTGGAGCCCGAGGGTCGACATTAATGAGACGGACAAAGACCTCGTTATCGATGCCGAACTTCCGGGTATCGACAAAAAGGATGTCAAGGTTGAGGTAAAGGATAACCTTCTCACCATCTCCGGAGAGCGTAAACAGGAGAAGAAGACCGAAGATGCCGAATGCTGCAGGCTTGAACGGCATTACGGCAAGTTTGAGCGGTCGTTCGCTCTCTCCGATACTGTCGATACGGGCAAGATATCCGCAAAGTACAAGGATGGTGTGCTGACGGTGACTCTTGCAAAAACAGAGAAAGCTTTACCCAAAGAAATCTCTGTTGAAGTCAATTAA
- a CDS encoding Hsp20/alpha crystallin family protein, translating into MTLVRFIPTSQNRTASDGWNIPVDIIEKSDGFSLVFDAPGFNKDDLNVKVHENLLTVSGERKRAEDNENNYFTHYERPSGAFSRTFRLPEYADGEHVKATYEQGVLTLKIDKKEEAKPRTIEIK; encoded by the coding sequence ATGACATTAGTACGATTTATACCGACTTCACAGAACAGAACAGCGAGCGACGGGTGGAATATACCGGTTGATATCATTGAAAAATCGGATGGTTTTTCCCTCGTGTTCGATGCGCCGGGATTCAACAAAGACGATCTGAATGTCAAGGTTCATGAGAACCTGCTTACGGTGAGTGGCGAAAGGAAACGTGCCGAGGACAATGAGAACAATTATTTCACTCATTACGAAAGGCCTTCGGGAGCTTTTTCGCGGACGTTCAGGCTGCCCGAATATGCCGACGGCGAACATGTGAAAGCCACTTATGAACAGGGTGTTCTGACGCTGAAAATCGATAAAAAAGAAGAGGCAAAACCTCGTACAATCGAGATCAAGTAA
- a CDS encoding YegS/Rv2252/BmrU family lipid kinase — translation MRVLIIANPIIGINKEKREILNVLSSRISRNGGNVDITYTMKPGLGKVYSSRAALEGYDAVYAAGGDGTINDVASGLVKRPTPLGIIPLGTGNGLARSLGIPLQTDRLIEMLLAHKTTLIDVGKISSRFFVATAGIGYDAMIAHDFNKQHTPFRHLYKYFWVGIKNYFVQPSEKLVLFVDGTEMHRKVFALTIANVSQYGGGAVIAPQAGPQSGSLIAVLVPKLNMFKAIPAVLKLFTGSVNTLKDIEFLEFKNLKIKRAKPGFFHVDGEVFEGSATLNVTVIPGALKVIVP, via the coding sequence ATGAGAGTACTGATTATTGCAAATCCCATTATCGGCATAAACAAGGAAAAACGTGAGATTCTCAATGTATTGTCATCGCGTATCAGCCGTAACGGCGGAAATGTCGATATAACATATACCATGAAACCCGGGCTCGGGAAAGTGTATTCATCCCGGGCGGCACTCGAAGGGTATGATGCGGTTTACGCCGCCGGCGGAGATGGGACTATCAACGATGTGGCTTCGGGGCTGGTAAAGCGTCCCACACCGCTCGGGATAATTCCTCTCGGGACGGGAAACGGTTTGGCGCGCAGCCTCGGTATCCCTTTGCAGACAGATCGTCTTATCGAGATGCTTCTGGCACATAAAACCACATTAATCGATGTGGGTAAAATTTCTTCACGGTTTTTTGTCGCGACTGCCGGCATTGGTTACGATGCCATGATCGCTCATGATTTTAATAAACAGCACACCCCTTTTCGCCATTTGTACAAATACTTCTGGGTCGGAATAAAGAATTATTTCGTTCAGCCCTCGGAAAAGCTCGTGCTCTTTGTTGATGGAACGGAGATGCATCGAAAAGTATTTGCGCTGACGATTGCGAATGTTTCACAGTACGGCGGCGGTGCTGTCATTGCCCCTCAGGCAGGCCCGCAGAGCGGTTCCCTGATTGCGGTCCTCGTCCCCAAGCTGAACATGTTCAAAGCAATTCCAGCGGTACTCAAGCTGTTCACCGGCTCGGTGAACACCCTCAAGGATATCGAATTCCTGGAATTTAAAAACCTTAAAATAAAACGCGCAAAACCTGGATTTTTCCATGTCGACGGCGAGGTTTTCGAGGGATCCGCAACCCTGAATGTGACAGTCATTCCAGGCGCGCTCAAGGTTATCGTACCGTGA